The DNA region ACGTCGGCCTGAACGGTCGTCCGCACGATCTCGGTAATATCTCCACGTACCTCGGCAAACCGACCGGGCTGGAAGATTACATCGGCTGGCTGGCCAATAACTTTGATCCGTCAATCTCATGGAAGGACCTTGAGTGGATCCGGGAGTTCTGGGACGGCCCGATGGTGATCAAAGGGATCCTCGATCCGGAAGATGCCCGCGACGCGGTTCGTTTTGGTGCCGATGGGATTGTGGTTTCTAACCACGGTGGCCGTCAGTTGGACGGCGTACTCTCTTCCGCGCGCGCCCTGCCCGCTATTGCCGACGCGGTGAAAGGCGATATCGCCATTCTGGCGGACAGCGGTATCCGCAACGGGCTGGACGTGGTGCGTATGATTGCGCTGGGTGCTGATACCGTTCTGCTGGGCCGTGCGTATCTGTACGCGCTGGCAACAGCGGGCCAGGCGGGTGTGGCCAATCTGCTGAATCTGATTGAGAAAGAGATGAAGGTTGCCATGACGTTGACCGGCGCGAAATCCATTAGTGAAATCAGCCATGATTCTCTGGTGCAGGAGCTGGGCAAGAGTCTACCTGCCGCGCTGGCTCCGCTCGCCCGTGGCGATGCCGCCTAGTCCTGCCCTCACATAACCCCTGCCGCTAAAGGGTCGGTCTGTTTTTCAGCCCGACCCATTTTTATTCAAAATTAACGATTAGTTAACAGTTGCGACCAATATATTTGACAAGTTTTTATTCGCCTGTCAAATGTATAGACAAGCTAATACAAGAATAAAACACACAACATCGACAATCATAACGGGCGAGGGCGACATGGTTTATACCGGAAAAGTGAATATCCAGCAGGCGATAGATGACAGTCCTTTTTCACGCTTCCACTGGGTCATTATTGTCCTGGGTTTTCTGATTCTGGCCATTGACGGCTTCGATACGGCGGCGATGGGCTACATTGCTCCCACGCTCTCAGCCGACTGGGGCATCAGAAAACAGGATCTTGGGCCGGTATTAAGTGCTGCGCTGTTGGGACTCTCATTTGGCGCACTGCTGGCCGGGCCGATTTCGGATCGCATGGGCCGTAAGCGCGTGCTGGTCTTTTCCTGTCTGTTTTTCGGCCTTGCCAGTCTGGGCACCGCGTATGCGCAATCGCTGAATATGCTGACGCTCTGGCGGTTTCTCACCGGGCTCGGGCTGGGTGCGGCAATGCCTAACGCCATCACCCTGGTGTCAGAATTTGCGCCTAAGCGCTGCCGCTCAATGGCCATTAACACCATGTACTGCGGCTTTCCTCTTGGCGCCGCGGGAGGTGGCGTGATCTCTTCCTGGCTCATTCCTAACTACGGCTGGCACAGTGTACTGCTTGCCGGTGCGATCGCACCGCTGGTGCTCACCGTGCTGTTGGTGCTGTACCTGCCAGAGTCGGTGAAGTATCTCGTTCATCGTGGTAAAGGAGTAGCGCACGTCAAGCGTATTGCCCAACGTTTTATGTCGGGGAATCTGGAGCAGGTCACCCAGTTTTATCTGGATGAAGAGCGCGTCACGACCCAAAAAGGCAGCGTGGCGCAACTCTTCAGCATGCCGTGGTTACCGGGCACACTGATGCTCTGGATGACCTATTTTATGGGGCTGGTTATCTATTACGTACTGCTCAGTTGGATGCCAACATTGATGCTGGGAATGGGTTATCCGCTAGCGGAATCTGCCTGGCTGACGTCGCTGTTCACGTTCGGCGGTACGGCGGGGATCCTGCTGGCCGGCTGGTTGATGGACCGCTGGGAAGCACACAAAGTGGTCTCGCTCGGTTTTGTCCTGACGATGCTGTTTGCCCTCGCGCTTGGGTTTGAAAACAACCACATCGTCCTGTTCGGGGCATTAATCTTCCTGATGGGAATTACCATGAACGGCGCACAATCTGGACTCCAGACGCTGGCCGCCACGTTTTATCCTACCCACTGCCGCGCGACGGGCATTGCCTGGATGCAGGGCGTGGGCCGCTTTGGCGGTGTTGCCGGGACCATGATGAGCGCCCAGTTGCTTTCCCTGCAATGGCAGGCTGACAGTATATTGATGTTCCTCAGCCTTCCGGCGCTGGTCGCTGCTGCCGCGACGATTTATAAGCTGCAACGCTATAAACCGCACCGTCTGACCGTCGCATAGTACCCGCCATTTCTGCTATTCTGCCCCCCGTTATTAAGGGGGCAGCATGCTTAACATCGTTTTATTTGAACCAGAAATCCCGCCGAACACCGGCAACATTATTCGCCTTTGCGCCAATACCGGTTTTCGTCTGCATATCATTGAGCCGATGGGCTTTACCTGGGACGACAAGCGTCTGCGCCGCGCCGGTCTGGATTATCACGAGTTCGCAGCTGTCCAGCGCCATCACGATTATGACGCCTTTGTCGCCGCAGAAAATCCGCAGCGCCTGTTTGCCCTCACCACGAAAGGAACGCCTGCGCACAGCGCGGTGAGCTATCACGATGGCGATTACCTGATGTTTGGTCCGGAAACGCGCGGCCTGCCTGCCAGCATTCTCGATGC from Citrobacter amalonaticus Y19 includes:
- a CDS encoding MFS transporter, giving the protein MVYTGKVNIQQAIDDSPFSRFHWVIIVLGFLILAIDGFDTAAMGYIAPTLSADWGIRKQDLGPVLSAALLGLSFGALLAGPISDRMGRKRVLVFSCLFFGLASLGTAYAQSLNMLTLWRFLTGLGLGAAMPNAITLVSEFAPKRCRSMAINTMYCGFPLGAAGGGVISSWLIPNYGWHSVLLAGAIAPLVLTVLLVLYLPESVKYLVHRGKGVAHVKRIAQRFMSGNLEQVTQFYLDEERVTTQKGSVAQLFSMPWLPGTLMLWMTYFMGLVIYYVLLSWMPTLMLGMGYPLAESAWLTSLFTFGGTAGILLAGWLMDRWEAHKVVSLGFVLTMLFALALGFENNHIVLFGALIFLMGITMNGAQSGLQTLAATFYPTHCRATGIAWMQGVGRFGGVAGTMMSAQLLSLQWQADSILMFLSLPALVAAAATIYKLQRYKPHRLTVA
- the lldD gene encoding quinone-dependent L-lactate dehydrogenase → MIISAASDYRAAAQRILPPFLFHYIDGGAYAEHTLRRNVEDLSDVALRQRVLKNMSDLSLETTLFNEKLSMPVALAPVGLCGMYARRGEVQAAAAADAKGIPFTLSTVSVCPIEEVAPTINRPMWFQLYVLRDRGFMRNALERAKAAGCSTLVFTVDMPTPGARYRDAHSGMSGPNAALRRYWQAVTHPQWAWDVGLNGRPHDLGNISTYLGKPTGLEDYIGWLANNFDPSISWKDLEWIREFWDGPMVIKGILDPEDARDAVRFGADGIVVSNHGGRQLDGVLSSARALPAIADAVKGDIAILADSGIRNGLDVVRMIALGADTVLLGRAYLYALATAGQAGVANLLNLIEKEMKVAMTLTGAKSISEISHDSLVQELGKSLPAALAPLARGDAA
- the trmL gene encoding tRNA (uridine(34)/cytosine(34)/5-carboxymethylaminomethyluridine(34)-2'-O)-methyltransferase TrmL; amino-acid sequence: MLNIVLFEPEIPPNTGNIIRLCANTGFRLHIIEPMGFTWDDKRLRRAGLDYHEFAAVQRHHDYDAFVAAENPQRLFALTTKGTPAHSAVSYHDGDYLMFGPETRGLPASILDALPAEQKIRIPMMPDSRSMNLSNAVSVVVYEAWRQLGYPGAVLRTL